The nucleotide window TCTCTCCGGTTATCTTCTTTTGGTGAATGTTTTTCAACTAGGGTATTTATATAGGCTATAGGTATTCTTTTGATATTGACTCCAAAAACTTCACAAGGTATCCTACCTTGATCAATCATGAGATGAACATCTTTTGGTGTGATTTTTAAGATAGTTGCAACTTCTTTGACTGTGTAGAATTGTGCATCTATATATTTATTCATTCTGTATTAATCTCCCCATTAATTCTTTCAAAGTAATCTAACTAAATCTTTATGACATTCTATTTACTCAGCTGATTTTCTCTCTACTTTATTTATATGTATCTTCTTTATATCAAAGAATCATGAAAATTAGTATACTAAATTGACTAATGCCAAGTTAAAATTGGAATAGGAATGCAGGATGACTTGTGGACAAATACGAACATTCCTATTCTATAAAAGAATTAGGAGTACGTGCTACAATAGCACCTACCCTCTATAACTTAGTAAACAATAATATCCTCATATCTATCTATTTTCTAGCCATTTAACGGAACTAACATCTTCTATTGGATTGTCTCGAATATTTATTATTTCCAAACTCTCTATCTCCTTTAAAACATTTATATTACTAATTTCATTATTATTAATTGATACAATCGTTAGATAAGGAGGATTACCTAATTCATCAATATGTTCTATCTCATTATTATCTAAGGATAGTATTTGTATATAATCAAGACTACTAATTGAAGATATATCTTTTATTTTATTATTATTCAAGTTTAAAACAGCCAATCGTTCTAAGTTTTCTAAAGAACTTATATCTGTTATCATATTAGATTCTAAATTTAATTGCCCTAAATTCCTTAGATTCTTAATAGCATCTATGTTTTGTAATTTATTGTTTGAGATATCCAAAATTCTTAGATTCATTAATTTATTTAATGGTGTAATATCTTGTATGTTGTTGCCACCTAAGTATAACCTTTTTAAACCGATTAAACTTTCTAAAGACCCTAAATCCTCTATCTGATTATTGACTAATGATAGGTCCTTCAATCCCTTCAAATATTCAATACCATCTATATTAGAGATTCCATAGTCTGATAATGTAAAACTCTCTATAGCCATAACATCTTCTTCAGTAATATCGCCTACAGGTTTATTAATATGATACCGTATCATTTTTTCTAGTATAGGATCTGAGAAGGTGATTGGTTCTACTGATTGATCTGGTTCAGTGAATATTTCTACTGTTCTTGTATCGTTATCCCAGTTTACTTTAGCTCCTAAAGCCTCACTTACAAATCGAATAGGGACATATACTCTATCTAACTTCAATGTAGCCTTTGTATCCATTCTTATGACTTCGCTAAACATTTTCTCACCGTCTTCGTCTAGAGTTTTTGCGTCAATTTTATCTTGGTCAACTCTTAAAGTCAGTAATCTATAGTTATGATTTATATAAACTTCTTTAAGCTCCTGATTCCAATTGACTTCTGCACCTAAAGCCTCCATTAAAAATCTAACTGGAATCATTGTTCTTAAATTTTCATTTATATATGGCTGTGCATCTTCAAACGTAACTTCCTCATTATTTAATTCAATAAATACTTCCTTATTCCCATCATCATTTCCAGAGGCATCCACGAAAGTTAACCCTCTCAAACTATCTATAGGATCAAGATTTTCTAT belongs to Vallitalea okinawensis and includes:
- a CDS encoding helix-turn-helix domain-containing protein, translating into MNKYIDAQFYTVKEVATILKITPKDVHLMIDQGRIPCEVFGVNIKRIPIAYINTLVEKHSPKEDNRREDYYLMQELNSRDLSKEDVLIQQSENQYVVYTKDMNNYLFDVIIYRK
- a CDS encoding leucine-rich repeat domain-containing protein, whose amino-acid sequence is MKKIQIITSVLLLFLLIFMVDIKAEDPQEIVTFEDFRVEDAVRGIINKPTGNIYLEDVDEITELELLRSGINNLEGIQYLTNLKYLNLGYNNIKDICPLKDLEFLEVLVLDSNNIEDISALETLTTLKHLYLSDNQINDITPLENLINLEWIVINRNKIKDISPVKSLDRLIRLEITHNEIESIIPLTFLSDSRLNQLVINDNKIDDVSSLENFRRLVYIDLSNNRIKDVDPLGKLSLKFLNISRNNIIDISGLSNLTQLHYLNLSDNKIADIDELVNLESLEYLYISNNNIENLDPIDSLRGLTFVDASGNDDGNKEVFIELNNEEVTFEDAQPYINENLRTMIPVRFLMEALGAEVNWNQELKEVYINHNYRLLTLRVDQDKIDAKTLDEDGEKMFSEVIRMDTKATLKLDRVYVPIRFVSEALGAKVNWDNDTRTVEIFTEPDQSVEPITFSDPILEKMIRYHINKPVGDITEEDVMAIESFTLSDYGISNIDGIEYLKGLKDLSLVNNQIEDLGSLESLIGLKRLYLGGNNIQDITPLNKLMNLRILDISNNKLQNIDAIKNLRNLGQLNLESNMITDISSLENLERLAVLNLNNNKIKDISSISSLDYIQILSLDNNEIEHIDELGNPPYLTIVSINNNEISNINVLKEIESLEIINIRDNPIEDVSSVKWLENR